The proteins below are encoded in one region of Telopea speciosissima isolate NSW1024214 ecotype Mountain lineage chromosome 10, Tspe_v1, whole genome shotgun sequence:
- the LOC122643749 gene encoding pentatricopeptide repeat-containing protein At2g29760, chloroplastic-like — protein sequence MIGRNSCMEGLHCVLRDLSTPTLQTARTSTTAFLSLLDTITDARKLRQIHAHMIISGIIKDPFAASQLLASPALVESDYARLIFTQIPSPNIFTWNTMIKKLADNDAGSINPALLVYKEMLGTGARPGGHTFLYLIRALTARLDLQQGEQIHSNIVKTGCGTNQFVSSSLVGFYAACRFVDKGHQVFDEVPQPGLVLWTAIMRAYVCEKNPQEALTLFGKMRELDLMPDAVALATIVSACSQLGDLDMAKTMHGFISKSGIDMDAFVCSGFLTLYGESGSLDFAHRLFCEMPVKNVVVWNTMIQQCIKHDNIDLAYQLFKMMPNPDIVSWNTMVGGLSRVGRCKEALTLFHQMESSGVKPNKLTLLITLSACASLGALDTGTWIHAYLEKNRLNLESTLDPGLIDMYSKCGSIDKALQVFEKIPRRDLFSWTSIICGLAMHGHSKQALYHFHQMQEAKVQPDDVTMVGVLNACAHAGLLEEGWKFFHSMKQLHNLAPKIEHYGCMIDLLGRMGCLQQAYNLTIEMPMKPNTVIWGALLSACKVHNNVEFGEIASKRLLELDPSDPWAHVMLSNMYAEASRWDAVMRLRKEMKESGLRKAPGCSLIEVNGTVHEFLVGDNSHSMQAEIHSILEKMEMMLK from the coding sequence ATGATTGGAAGAAATTCCTGCATGGAAGGTCTCCACTGTGTTCTACGTGATCTCAGTACCCCTACTCTGCAGACCGCAAGAACATCAACCACAGCCTTCCTTTCTCTGCTAGACACCATCACTGATGCCCGAAAACTTCGTCAGATCCACGCCCACATGATAATTTCTGGCATCATCAAAGATCCTTTCGCTGCCAGTCAATTGCTCGCTTCCCCTGCACTCGTTGAATCCGATTATGCTCGTTTAATATTTACCCAAATCCCTTCACCCAATATCTTCACATGGAATACCATGATCAAGAAGCTTGCAGACAATGATGCAGGTTCTATAAACCCAGCTCTTTTGGTCTACAAAGAAATGCTTGGAACCGGTGCCAGACCAGGTGGCCACACTTTTTTATACCTTATCAGAGCCTTGACTGCTCGATTGGATCTCCAACAGGGTGAACAGATCCATTCAAATATAGTTAAAACGGGATGTGGGACTAATCAATTTGTTTCTAGTTCATTAGTTGGATTCTATGCAGCTTGCAGATTCGTGGATAAAGGACATCAAGTGTTCGACGAAGTACCTCAACCAGGATTGGTATTGTGGACTGCAATCATGCGTGCCTATGTTTGTGAGAAGAACCCACAAGAAGCGCTGACACTCTTTGGCAAGATGAGGGAATTGGACCTGATGCCTGATGCTGTGGCGCTGGCAACTATTGTTTCAGCTTGTAGTCAGTTGGGTGACTTGGACATGGCAAAGACAATGCATGGCTTCATAAGCAAGAGTGGGATAGATATGGATGCTTTTGTATGTAGCGGATTTTTAACTTTGTATGGTGAGAGTGGGAGTTTAGATTTTGCACATCGTTTGTTTTGTGAGATGCCAGTGAAGAATGTTGTGGTTTGGAACACCATGATTCAACAATGCATCAAACACGATAACATCGACCTTGCATATCAATTGTTCAAGATGATGCCAAACCCAGATATAGTATCATGGAACACTATGGTTGGAGGACTATCTCGTGTAGGCCGTTGCAAGGAGGCATTAACTCTCTTCCACCAGATGGAGTCATCAGGTGTGAAGCCTAACAAATTGACCTTGTTGATCACCCTCTCTGCCTGTGCGAGTCTTGGGGCTTTGGACACTGGTACTTGGATTCATGCCTACTTGGAGAAGAACCGGTTGAACTTGGAGTCGACTTTAGATCCTGGTTTGATTGACATGTATTCTAAGTGTGGCAGCATTGATAAGGCACTTCAAGTTTTTGAGAAAATCCCTAGGAGAGATCTCTTCTCATGGACATCCATCATATGTGGACTAGCAATGCATGGACATTCCAAGCAGGCCTTATATCATTTCCATCAGATGCAAGAAGCAAAGGTGCAACCAGACGATGTCACGATGGTGGGAGTCCTCAATGCTTGTGCACATGCAGGACTTCTAGAGGAAGGCTGGAAGTTTTTCCATTCAATGAAGCAACTTCATAATTTGGCACCTAAGATTGAACATTATGGTTGTATGATTGATCTTCTGGGTCGAATGGGATGTCTGCAACAGGCATACAATCTCACAATTGAAATGCCCATGAAGCCTAATACGGTCATTTGGGGAGCTTTATTAAGTGCTTGTAAAGTCCACAACAATGTGGAGTTTGGTGAGATTGCATCCAAGAGGCTACTTGAATTAGACCCATCCGATCCATGGGCACATGTAATGCTGTCTAACATGTATGCAGAAGCCTCTAGATGGGACGCAGTTATGAGACTaaggaaagaaatgaaggagagtGGTCTGAGGAAAGCACCTGGGTGCAGCTTAATAGAGGTGAATGGCACAGTTCATGAATTTCTTGTGGGTGACAATTCACATTCCATGCAAGCTGAGATTCATTCAATATTAGAAAAAATGGAGATGATGTTGAAGTAG
- the LOC122641946 gene encoding pentatricopeptide repeat-containing protein At3g18970-like, with protein MVGLLRDRFLSLLQRGQMFIDQLRQIHAQLIINGLNCCRAASMVGKLIDCYSVVSASGGMDYARLIFRYAEEPNVFIYNVMIRCMPPKEATQIFAHGIAMGKLVFDNFTYTYALGACARLSSSMGLWEGKQIHARIIKVGFTSDVTVQTTCLHFYARRNELPSARQVFDEMPVRTSASWNAMITGYCSQRRGTKDHAKEALVVFHAMLLDCNVKPTDTTMVGVLSACSHLGVLETASCVNGYVHKVIHDPENDVFIGTSLIDMYSKCGCLSSALNVFKRMKEKNILTWTAMMVGLAIHGQGKEALELFGSMEADNVRPNAVTFTCLLFACCHAGLVDEGLQLFNNMSSKFGINPQIQHYGCIVDLLSRSGHLQEAFEFIIDMPLEPDLVLWRSLLGACKVYGDVVMGEKVGKLLLQLQQEQGSWDSLSTCEDYIALSNMYAMAQRWEDVEMVRETMKVKGIQTKPGCSLVQSASLLLAEQ; from the coding sequence ATGGTTGGGCTCCTAAGAGACAGATTCCTCTCGCTGTTGCAGCGAGGGCAGATGTTTATAGACCAACTAAGACAAATTCATGCGCAACTGATCATCAATGGTCTTAATTGTTGTCGGGCAGCTTCAATGGTGGGCAAGTTGATCGATTGTTATAGTGTGGTCTCAGCTTCAGGGGGCATGGATTATGCCCGTCTAATCTTCAGGTACGCTGAAGAGCCAAACGTCTTcatatataatgtaatgattAGATGCATGCCGCCCAAGGAGGCAACTCAGATCTTCGCCCATGGAATTGCTATGGGGAAGTTGGTGTTCGACAATTTCACATACACATATGCACTCGGAGCATGTGCTCGATTGTCATCATCGATGGGATTATGGGAAGGTAAGCAGATACATGCCCGGATAATCAAGGTGGGCTTCACATCGGATGTCACCGTGCAAACGACCTGCTTACATTTTTATGCAAGGAGAAATGAGCTTCCCTCAGCCAGGCAGGTGTTTGACGAAATGCCTGTTAGAACTAGTGCTTCTTGGAATGCAATGATAACGGGTTATTGTTCACAGAGAAGAGGAACCAAGGACCATGCCAAAGAGGCATTGGTAGTCTTCCATGCCATGCTGCTTGACTGCAATGTAAAGCCCACTGACACAACAATGGTTGGTGTGCTCTCAGCGTGTTCTCATTTGGGAGTGTTAGAGACAGCAAGCTGTGTTAATGGGTATGTACATAAAGTAATACACGACCCAGAGAATGATGTTTTCATTGGCACAAGCCTTATCGATATGTACTCGAAATGTGGGTGTCTGAGTAGTGCATTGAATGTGTTCAAGcgaatgaaggagaagaacatATTGACTTGGACTGCAATGATGGTAGGCTTAGCCATCCATGGACAAGGCAAAGAGGCTTTGGAGCTATTTGGTTCAATGGAAGCTGATAATGTAAGACCAAATGCAGTCACCTTCACCTGTCTACTATTTGCATGCTGTCATGCAGGACTTGTCGATGAAGGGCTCCAACTCTTCAACAATATGAGCAGCAAATTTGGCATTAACCCTCAAATCCAGCACTATGGCTGCATTGTTGACCTCCTCAGCCGTTCAGGCCACCTACAAGAAGCCTTTGAATTCATAATTGATATGCCCCTTGAACCTGATCTTGTATTGTGGAGGAGTCTGCTAGGAGCATGCAAAGTTTATGGGGATGTTGTGATGGGTGAGAAAGTGGGGAAGCTCCTGCTCCAGCTGCAGCAAGAGCAGGGTTCTTGGGATTCATTGTCTACATGTGAAGACTATATAGCTTTATCAAATATGTATGCTATGGCACAGAGGTGGGAGGATGTGGAGATGGTGAGAGAGACTATGAAAGTTAAGGGAATACAAACTAAACCTGGTTGCAGTTTGGTTCAATCTGCAAGCCTCCTCTTGGCTGAGCAATAA
- the LOC122642824 gene encoding light-inducible protein CPRF2-like, producing MERVFSVEEISDPFWPTPTAPPSHPTTRTDDEHNKMNRSYSEWAFQRFLQEASASENSPSPASSSAATTTTSPSAVIPSSSVSLPSSSTKRASDAGRELDDDVIEIKDPPPVPLPQLSNPYPPNVPIDSEEYQNFLKNRLKLTCAAVALTRASSVKPHDSTHSADGGSQASNTSQLGSQALGKGPGCGSSGGHDKVVGGPVGIPELPAMQKKMVVQAKPTTSGSSREQSDDDDLEGDTENTDSMDPSDAKRVRRMLSNRESARRSRRRKQAHLSELETQVSQLKVENSSLLKRLADINHKFNQAAVDNRILLADVETMRAKVKAAEETVKRVTGLNPLFPSLSEISTMGMPFSGSPSDTSGDAAVPVQDDPKQRFYQSAPRNGAIVTNPPDGRVLNGLPDIPTAPVTPVDEMQNVSGGTKIGTASMQRVASLEHLQKRIHGGPVQWVAGWEPETPQVVDNSNKRNCL from the exons atggaGAGAGTGTTCTCAGTTGAGGAGATTTCTGACCCGTTTTGGCCAACGCCGACAGCACCGCCATCTCACCCAACCACGCGAACAGATGACGAACACAACAAAATGAATCGCAGCTATTCCGAATGGGCTTTTCAGAGATTCCTTCAGGAAGCGTCAGCATCAGAGAATTCTCCATCTCCGGCATCATCatccgccgccaccaccaccacatctCCATCTGCTGTAATTCCCTCCAGCTCTGTTTCTCTCCCTTCGTCTTCAACCAAGAGAGCTAGCGATGCCGGACGTGAACTTGATGACGATGTTATCGAGATCAAGGACCCTCCTCCTGTTCCTCTACCTCAGCTTTCAAATCCTTATCCGCCTAACGTTCCCATTGATTCCGAGGAGTAccaaaattttctcaagaatcGTCTCAAGCTTACCTGTGCTGCTGTTGCCTTGACTCGG GCATCTTCTGTGAAACCCCATGATTCTACTCACTCAGCTGACGGTGGATCACAGGCTTCAAATACGTCACAATTGGGATCTCAGGCTCTTGGTAAAG GACCGGGATGCGGTTCCTCTGGGGGACATGATAAGGTTGTTGGGGGTCCAGTTGGAATTCCAGAATTGCCTGCTATGCAGAAAAAAATGGTGGTTCAGGCTAAGCCAACAACCAGTGGGTCTTCAAGAGAGCAGTCAGATGATGATGATCTTGAAGGAGACACAGAAAATACTGACAGTATGGATCCTTCTGATGCAAAACGCGTAAGGAG GATGCTGTCAAACAGAGAGTCAGCCAGACGTTCAAGGAGGAGGAAACAAGCACATTTGAGTGAGCTGGAGACACAG GTTTCACAATTGAAAGTTGAAAACTCTTCATTATTGAAGCGTCTTGCTGACATAAATCATAAGTTCAATCAAGCCGCTGTTGACAATAGAATTCTTTTAGCAGATGTTGAAACAATGAGGGCAAAG GTGAAGGCAGCAGAGGAAACCGTTAAGAGAGTAACAGGGTTGAATCCACTATTCCCATCATTGTCTGAGATATCAACGATGGGCATGCCATTTTCAGGCAGCCCATCTGATACGTCTGGAGATGCTGCTGTCCCAGTGCAAGATGACCCCAAGCAGCGGTTTTATCAGTCTGCTCCTCGTAATGGTGCTATTGTCACTAATCCTCCTGATGGAAGAGTGCTCAATGGCTTGCCTGACATTCCTACTGCTCCAGTTACTCCTGTTGATGAGATGCAGAACGTAAGTGGGGGCACAAAGATCGGAACAGCTTCCATGCAGCGGGTAGCCAGCTTAGAACATCTTCAGAAACGTATCCATGGTGGGCCTGTGCAATGGGTTGCAGGGTGGGAACCAGAAACCCCCCAAGTAGTGGACAACAGTAACAAGCGTAACTGCTTGTGA